In the genome of Sporomusaceae bacterium FL31, one region contains:
- the pyrP gene encoding uracil permease has translation MNNRVIQIEDKLPLLQAVPLSLQHLFAMFGATVLVPILFKVNPATILLFNGIGTLLYLFICKGKIPAYLGSSFAFLSPVFVVLPQYGYGAALGGFIAVGAIFTIVALSLRVIGTKWIDIVFPPAAMGAIVAVIGLELAPVAADMAGLTAKTLDPKIITVSIFTLVITILGSVVFRGFMAIIPILVGVLSGYALAAGLGLVDLSGITKAAWFAAPTIYTPEFNFSAIAIIAPAALVVIAEHIGHLIVTGNIVGRDLTKDPGLDRSLLGNGLSTLISGFFGSTPNTTYGENIGVMAITKVYSVQVIGGAAVIAIILSFVGKLAAAIQSIPVPVMGGVSLLLFGVIAASGVRMLVESKVDYSRARNLILTSVVLIVGISGASITLGTVTMKGMALATVVSIILSLCFKILDLLGLTNDN, from the coding sequence ATGAATAATCGAGTCATTCAAATTGAGGACAAACTTCCTCTGCTTCAAGCCGTTCCCCTTAGCCTACAGCATCTATTTGCGATGTTCGGCGCAACGGTCCTTGTTCCAATCCTATTTAAGGTAAATCCTGCAACCATCCTGTTATTTAATGGTATTGGTACACTTTTGTATTTGTTTATTTGTAAAGGTAAGATTCCTGCCTATCTTGGTTCAAGTTTTGCATTTCTCTCCCCTGTATTTGTCGTCTTACCACAATATGGTTATGGTGCGGCCTTAGGTGGTTTTATAGCCGTTGGTGCTATTTTTACTATAGTGGCGCTTAGTCTGCGAGTCATCGGAACCAAGTGGATTGACATAGTCTTCCCGCCAGCTGCAATGGGAGCCATCGTAGCTGTAATTGGCTTGGAATTGGCACCTGTGGCTGCAGATATGGCTGGCTTGACCGCAAAAACCTTAGACCCTAAAATAATCACTGTTTCTATCTTCACCCTTGTTATCACAATCCTCGGTTCAGTTGTATTCCGTGGTTTTATGGCAATTATCCCAATTTTGGTTGGCGTTCTTAGTGGCTATGCACTTGCTGCCGGTTTAGGCTTAGTAGATTTGTCAGGCATTACTAAAGCAGCTTGGTTCGCTGCTCCAACCATTTATACTCCTGAATTTAACTTCAGTGCAATTGCTATTATTGCCCCTGCAGCTTTGGTAGTCATTGCTGAACATATTGGGCATCTGATTGTAACTGGAAACATTGTGGGTCGTGACCTTACGAAGGATCCAGGGTTAGACCGTTCTTTACTCGGAAATGGTTTGTCGACTCTCATATCAGGTTTCTTCGGATCTACACCGAATACAACCTATGGTGAGAATATTGGTGTAATGGCTATAACAAAAGTCTATAGTGTACAAGTCATTGGCGGTGCAGCAGTAATTGCAATTATCCTTTCATTCGTAGGCAAACTTGCTGCCGCCATCCAAAGTATCCCTGTGCCAGTAATGGGCGGTGTTTCCCTGTTATTATTCGGTGTAATTGCCGCTTCCGGCGTACGCATGTTGGTTGAATCAAAAGTAGATTATAGTCGAGCACGCAACCTAATTTTAACTTCAGTTGTTCTGATTGTCGGTATCAGCGGTGCCAGTATAACCCTTGGAACTGTGACCATGAAAGGAATGGCTCTCGCTACAGTAGTTTCAATTATCCTAAGCCTCTGCTTTAAAATATTGGACCTCCTTGGGTTAACCAACGACAATTAA
- a CDS encoding putative superoxide reductase, with protein MKIADIVQSADWKAEKHVPVIDAPESVKAGEKVAVEVCVGKEIPHPNTTEHNIRWIKLYFKPDNGKFPYEVACFEFNVHGESTDGPNKGPVYAEPFGKAVVKLSTSGTLLATSYCNIHGLWESYKEIKVEE; from the coding sequence ATGAAGATTGCTGATATTGTTCAAAGCGCTGACTGGAAAGCTGAAAAACATGTGCCGGTAATTGATGCTCCGGAAAGTGTAAAAGCGGGAGAAAAAGTTGCTGTCGAAGTTTGCGTGGGCAAAGAAATTCCCCATCCAAACACAACAGAACACAATATTCGCTGGATTAAGCTTTATTTTAAGCCTGATAATGGTAAGTTTCCTTATGAGGTTGCCTGTTTCGAATTCAATGTCCATGGTGAATCGACGGATGGCCCCAATAAAGGACCTGTGTATGCTGAGCCTTTTGGTAAAGCTGTTGTGAAGCTTTCAACATCAGGCACCTTGTTAGCTACTTCGTACTGTAACATTCACGGTTTGTGGGAAAGCTACAAAGAAATTAAAGTAGAAGAATAG